A genomic window from Aquila chrysaetos chrysaetos chromosome 9, bAquChr1.4, whole genome shotgun sequence includes:
- the CUX2 gene encoding LOW QUALITY PROTEIN: homeobox protein cut-like 2 (The sequence of the model RefSeq protein was modified relative to this genomic sequence to represent the inferred CDS: deleted 1 base in 1 codon): protein MAADVGSMFRYRTRFDVRRLQVIALSKRSKEAETAFLSVYKQLIEAPDPAPVLEAARSLEDRLQQLQRLEPEPAPLKDISRPWKKHLELVGTKEHREGTSPAAGLAAVAEPPFSGVDGKGLCAETLLQRNETEKQKGLQEAQVTLAARLGEAEEKIKVLHAALKATQTELLELRCKYDEEAASKADEVAMIMTNLEKANQRAEAAQREVESLREQLAAVNSSLRLACCSPPGTAGDKVNYSMCSGSRLEAALAAKDREILRLLKDVQHLQSSLQELEESSANQIAELEGQLAAKNEAIEKLEEKLQAQADYEEIKTELSILKAMKVASASCSLPQSISKAEEALLLGKEAFYPSQKYLLEKPSLLASTEEDHSEDESGKDSVGMEQPYPSPQHAPADEPASPTPLPPLPGPGLAPDGPRTFSLSPFPGGERLSGDPKAPHLPPPAYKSESAGGGPPFPSTFFGAKSTAVPPGTVPAASAASPPSEPTEGNTGSSADEEQLDTAEIAFQVKEQLLKHNIGQRVFGHYVLGLSQGSVSEILARPKPWRKLTVKGKEPFIKMKQFLSDEQNVLALRTIQVRQRGSITPRIRTPETGSDDAIKSILEQAKKEIESQKGGEPKTPSASQAVANGAGSSSSEDAIKSILEQARREMQAQQQALLEMESAGSGRTGDTPPAERSTLAAVNQNIVPTYVKQEEGSGASPGPPQTPLAVLSPAAFVQSIIRKVKSEIGDAGSYFDQHWASERSLLSRPYTSVSPSLSSSSSSYSSMANGRGWPRGEPGESGANEDELPPADDEPHRLTEMKAEGASTEPAAGGRLSYYPAYVPRTLKPTVPPLTPEQYEMYMYREVDTLELTRQVKEKLAKNGICQRIFGEKVLGLSQGSVSDMLSRPKPWSKLTQKGREPFIRMQLWLTDQLGQGISQQPTPSQASPVEPQPSPSPPPSPAEHEKGCQEPLTLALESSKENQQPESRSTPALGGKTYPNSQGPVGIQEIVAMSPELDTYSITKKVKEVLTDNNLGQRLFGESILGLTQGSVSDLLSRPKPWHKLSLKGREPFVRMQLWLNDPHNVEKLRDMKKLEKKAYLKRRYGLMSAGSDSESPSTRSECASPSLQPQDLSLLQIKKPRVVLAPEEKEALKKAYQLEPYPSQQTIELLSFQLNLKTNTVINWFHNYRSRMRREMLVEGAQDNDTDPEQSGGATIPGRRPPHSPDSDAEDRKPVFRGGEHPCAAAPVKVKEEQGEAGGWGRRRDSRSPAGAAEGTGPPQEERGAAPHAAAPSTGSLPRRGGRAGATAGGPPPPPPPHPDSSQSSAGSSRCSLEVSPTSPSAASSPGLAGSASPGPSSAGPVSPALPPAPGPRLSTSVQRRHEKMANLNNIIHRLERAANREEALEWEF, encoded by the exons AGCACAGAGAGGGGACGTCACCAGCAGCCGGGCTCGCGGCAGTGGCCGAGCCCCCGTTCTCCGGTGTTGACGGCAAAGGACTGTGCGCAGAAAccttgctgcagagaaatgagacagaaaagcaaaa GGGGCTGCAGGAAGCACAGGTCACTTTGGCTGCTCggctgggagaggcagaggagaagaTCAAAGTGCTCCACGCAG cgCTGAAGGCCACCCAGACGGAGTTGCTGGAGCTGCGGTGTAAATACGACGAGGAAGCCGCGTCCAA GGCAGACGAAGTAGCCATGATCATGACGAACCTCGAAAAAGCCAACCAG CGAGCGGAGGCGGCGCAGAGGGAGGTGGAGAGCTTGCGGGAGCAGCTGGCAGCCGTGAATAGCTCCCTCCGCCTGgcctgctgctccccaccagGCACTGCCGGG GACAAAGTGAACTATTCCATGTGCTCAGGGTCGAGGCTGGAGGCGGCTCTGGCCGCCAAGGACCGGGAGATCCTGCGGCTCCTGAAGGATGTCCAGCACCTCCAGAGctctctgcaggagctggaagagTCCTCTGCTAACCAAATCGCCGAGCTGGAGGGGCAGCTGGCCGCCAAGAACGAAGCCATCGAG aagctggaggagaagctgcAGGCACAGGCGGACTACGAGGAGATCAAAACGGAGCTGAG CATCCTGAAGGCGATGAAGGTGGCCTCCGCCAGCTGCAGCCTTCCCCAG AGCATATCGAAGGCAGAGGAggccctgctgctggggaaggaggctTTCTACCCCTCCCAGAAGTACCTGCTGGAGAAGCCCAGCCTCCTGGCCAGCACTG AGGAGGATCACTCCGAAGATGAGTCAGGGAAGGATTCAGTGGGCATGGAGCAGCCGTACCCATCCCCCCAGCATGCCCCAGCGGACGAACCTgcctcccccactcccctcccgCCTCTGCCCGGCCCTGGCCTGGCCCCTGACGGCCCCCGGACTTTCTCCCTGTCCCCCTTCCCGGGGGGTGAGCGGCTTTCAGGGGACCCCAAGGCCCCCCACCTCCCGCCGCCCGCTTACAAGAGCGAgagtgcc gggggggggccaccTTTCCCCTCCACCTTCTTCGGAGCCAAAAGCACCGCCGTGCCCCCCGGCACCGTGCCAGCTGCCAGCGCCGCCAGCCCGCCCAGTGAGCCGACCGAGGGCAACACCGGCAGCTCTGCCGACGAGGAACAGCTGGACACGGCCGAAATCGCCTTCCAGGTGaaggagcagctgctgaagCACAACATCGGGCAGCGGGTCTTCGGGCATTACGTGCTGGGGCTGTCACAGGGCTCCGTCAGTGAGATCCTGGCCCGGCCCAAGCCCTGGCGCAAGCTGACGGTGAAGGGCAAGGAGCCGTTCATCAAGATGAAGCAGTTCCTCTCTGACGAGCAGAACGTGCTGGCCCTGAGGACTATCCAGGTGCGCCAGAGAG GTAGCATCACGCCGCGGATCAGGACGCCGGAGACCGGCTCTGATGACGCCATCAAAAGCATCCTGGAGCAGGCGAAGAAGGAGATCGAGTCGCAGAAGGGAG GGGAACCCAAAACGCCGTCGGCGTCACAGGCGGTGGCCAACGGGGcgggcagcagcagctcggAGGACGCCATCAAAAGCATCCTGGAGCAGGCGCGGCGGGAGATGCAGGCGCAGCAGCAGGCATTGCTGGAGATGGAGTCGGCGGGCAGCGGGCGCACCGGGGACACGCCGCCCGCCGAGCGCTCCACGCTGGCCGCCGTCAACCAGAACATTGTCCCAACCTATGTcaagcaggaggaggggagcggggccagCCCCGGCCCTCCCCAGACACCTCTGGCTGTCCTCTCGCCCGCCGCCTTCGTCCAGAGCATCATCCGGAAAGTGAAGTCGGAGATCGGCGACGCTGGCTCCTACTTTGACCAGCACTGGGCATCGGAGCGGAGCCTGCTCAGCCGTCCCTACACTTCCGTTTCGCCTTcgctttcttcctcctcctcgaGCTACTCCAGCATGGCCAATGGCCGGGGCTGGCCGCGGGGCGAGCCCGGCGAGAGTGGTGCTAATGAGGACGAACTGCCACCGGCGGACGACGAGCCCCACCGGCTGACGGAGATGAAGGCAGAGGGAGCCAGCACGGAGCCGGCAGCTGGCGGTCGTCTCTCCTACTATCCCGCCTACGTGCCACGGACCCTGAAGCCCACTGTGCCGCCGCTGACACCGGAGCAGTACGAGATGTACATGTACAGGGAGGTGGACACACTGGAGCTGACCCGGCAGGTCAAGGAGAAGTTGGCCAAGAACGGCATCTGCCAGAGGATCTTTGGAGAGAAG GTGCTGGGACTGTCCCAGGGCAGTGTGAGCGACATGCTGTCGCGGCCCAAGCCGTGGAGCAAGCTGACGCAGAAGGGTCGGGAGCCCTTCATCCGCATGCAGCTCTGGCTGACCGACCAGCTGGGCCAAGGCATCAGCCAGCAGCCGACACCCTCCCAGG CCAGCCCGGTGGAGCCCCAGCCATCCCCCTCGccgccccccagccccgccgagCACGAGAAGGGCTGCCAGGAACCCCTCACCCTGGCGTTGGAGAGCAGCAAGGAAAACCAGCAGCCTGAGAGCCGGTCGACACCTGCGCTGGGTGGGAAGACGTACCCCAACAGCCAGGGACCCGTGGGCATCCAGGAGATTGTTGCCATGTCCCCTGAGCTGGACACCTACTCCATCACCAAGAAGGTCAAGGAGGTCTTGACGGACAACAATTTAG GCCAGCGGCTGTTCGGGGAGAGCATCCTGGGCCTGACGCAGGGCTCGGTGTCCGATCTCCTCTCCAGGCCCAAGCCGTGGCACAAGCTGAGCCTGAAGGGGAGGGAGCCCTTCGTCCGCATGCAGCTCTGGCTCAATGACCCCCACAACGTGGAGAAGCTGCGTGACATgaagaagctggagaagaaag cctACCTGAAACGTCGGTATGGGCTGATGAGCGCCGGCTCGGACAGCGAGTCCCCCAGCACCCGCTCCGAGtgtgccagccccagcctgcagccGCAGGACCTCAGCCTCCTCCAGATCAAGAAGCCGCGAGTGGTGCTGGCCCCGGAGGAGAAGGAAGCCCTGAAGAAAGCCTATCAGCTGGAGCCCTACCCCTCCCAGCAGACCATCGAGCTGCTCTCCTTCCAGCTCAACCTCAAGACCAACACCGTCATCAACTGGTTCCACAACTACAG GTCACGGATGCGCCGGGAGATGCTGGTGGAGGGTGCGCAGGACAATGACACGGACCCGGAGCAGAGCGGCGGAGCGACCATCCCCGGACGCCGGCCCCCCCACAGCCCCGATTCGGACGCAGAGGACCGTAAACCTGTGTTCAGGGGGGGTGAGCACCCCTGCGCCGCTGCACCCGTGAAGGtgaaggaggagcagggggaggcGGGCGGCTGGGGCCGCCGGCGGGACTCACGCAgcccggccggggcggccgAGGGGACCGGACCTCCCCAGGAGGAGCGGGGGGCAGCCCCCCATGCTGCCGCCCCCAGCACCGGCAGCCTCCCGCGGCGGGGGGGCCGTGCCGGTGCCACCGCCGGGGGaccaccaccaccgccgccACCGCACCCTGACAGCTCCCAGTCCTCCGCGGGTTCATCCCGTTGCAGCTTGGAGGTCTCCCCAACGTCGCCCTCGGCGGCATCCTCACCCGGCCTCGCCGGCTCAGCCTCACCGGGGCCATCCTCTGCCGGGCCGGTCTCACCAGCGCTGCCGCCGGCTCCCGGCCCCCGGCTCAGCACCAGCGTCCAGCGGCGCCATGAAAAGATGGCCAACCTCAACAACATCATCCACCGCCTGGAGCGGGCCGCCAACCGCGAGGAGGCCCTCGAGTGGGAGTTCtga
- the PHETA1 gene encoding sesquipedalian-1: MKLNERSLAFYATCDSPADNAGFLYKRGERHTAYHRRWFVLKGNMLFYFEERESREPVGVIVLEGCTVELCDSAEEFAFAIRFGGTKSRTYVLAAESQAAMESWVKSLSRASFDYMRLVVRELEKQLEEMRWGPAGGCRGCRGSPSSWKPKPSGPEPWPERLPALPTVMPKENGCAVWNNTPGADLLPNTSGCGGHDSEGNPRLPPLPPRRRASSSEAGGTGAAAAESPSTFCRLHERYGQEVAQLRQDWLERRRGPRP; encoded by the coding sequence ATGAAGCTGAACGAGCGAAGCCTGGCCTTTTATGCCACCTGTGACTCCCCGGCCGACAACGCCGGCTTCCTCTACAAGCGTGGCGAGCGGCACACGGCATACCATCGCCGCTGGTTCGTGCTGAAGGGCAACATGCTCTTTTACTTCGAGGAGCGGGAGAGCCGGGAGCCAGTGGGCGTCATCGTGCTGGAGGGTTGCACCGTGGAGCTCTGCGATTCAGCTGAGGAATTCGCATTCGCCATCCGCTTCGGTGGCACCAAGTCTCGTACCTACGTGCTGGCGGCCGAGAGCCAGGCCGCCATGGAGTCGTGGGTGAAGTCGCTCTCACGAGCCAGTTTCGACTACATGCGCCTGGTGGTGCgggagctggagaagcagctggaggagatgcGCTGGGGGCCGGCCGGTGGGTGCAGGGGCTGCCGGGGTTCACCCAGCTCCTGGAAGCCAAAGCCCTCGGGGCCAGAGCCATGGCCGGAGCGGCTGCCGGCTCTGCCCACTGTCATGCCGAAGGAGAACGGTTGCGCAGTGTGGAACAACACGCCGGGAGCAGACCTGCTGCCCAACACCTCTGGCTGCGGCGGGCACGATAGCGAGGGGAACCCGCGGCTGCCACCACTGCCGCCGCGCAGGCGGGCATCAAGCAGCGAGGCAGGCGGCACCGGGGCGGCTGCAGCGGAGAGCCCATCCACCTTCTGCCGGCTCCACGAGCGGTATGGCCAGGAGGTGGCCCAGCTGCGGCAGGACTGGCTGGAGAGGCGGCGTGGCCCCCGGCCCTGA